From Pseudomonas sp. StFLB209, a single genomic window includes:
- the astD gene encoding succinylglutamate-semialdehyde dehydrogenase yields MMSSLFIAGQWQAGQGEAFAAHNPVSQQRVWSGQAASAAQVDQAVQAARQAFSGWALRPLQERIDLLEAFAARLKARADELARRIGQETGKPLWEAATEVTSMANKVAISIQSYRERTGEKGGPLGDANAVLRHKPHGVVAVFGPYNFPGHLPNGHIVPALLAGNCVVFKPSELTPGVAELTLQCWIEAGLPAGVLNLLQGGRDTGVALAAHADIDGLFFTGSSQTGQALHRQFAGQPHKILALEMGGNNPLLVDQVQDVDAAVYTVIQSAFISAGQRCTCARRLLVPQGGWGDAFLLRLVAVSRTLQVGAFDSQPAPFMGAVISLRAADALLQAQSRLLANGAQALLEMTRLQAGSALLSPGIVDVTDVAQRPDEELFGPLLQVIRYSDFAAAINEANATRYGLAAGLLSDSEARYRDFWLQSRAGIVNWNKPLTGAASTAPFGGVGASGNHRASAYYAADYCAYPVASLEAQALSLPASLTPGIRFD; encoded by the coding sequence CTGATGAGCAGCCTGTTCATCGCGGGCCAGTGGCAGGCGGGGCAGGGCGAGGCCTTCGCTGCGCATAACCCGGTCAGCCAGCAGCGGGTCTGGTCTGGCCAGGCGGCCAGCGCCGCCCAGGTCGATCAGGCCGTGCAGGCCGCGCGCCAGGCGTTCAGCGGCTGGGCATTGCGACCGTTGCAGGAGCGCATCGACCTGCTCGAAGCCTTTGCGGCGCGCTTGAAGGCCCGTGCTGATGAGCTGGCCCGACGCATCGGTCAAGAGACCGGCAAGCCGCTCTGGGAGGCCGCCACGGAAGTCACCAGCATGGCCAACAAGGTTGCCATCTCGATCCAGAGTTACCGTGAGCGTACCGGCGAGAAGGGCGGCCCGCTGGGCGATGCCAATGCCGTATTGCGTCACAAACCGCATGGCGTGGTGGCGGTGTTCGGACCTTACAACTTTCCCGGCCACTTGCCCAACGGGCATATCGTACCGGCGCTGCTGGCCGGCAATTGCGTGGTGTTCAAGCCCAGCGAACTGACTCCGGGGGTGGCTGAGCTGACCCTGCAGTGCTGGATCGAAGCGGGCTTGCCAGCCGGGGTGCTCAACCTGTTGCAAGGTGGCCGAGACACCGGTGTCGCGCTGGCCGCGCATGCCGATATCGACGGCTTGTTCTTCACCGGTTCCAGCCAGACCGGGCAAGCGCTGCATCGCCAGTTCGCCGGGCAGCCGCACAAGATTCTCGCCCTGGAAATGGGCGGCAATAACCCGTTGCTGGTCGATCAGGTGCAGGATGTCGATGCGGCGGTATACACCGTGATTCAGTCGGCATTCATCTCTGCCGGCCAGCGCTGCACCTGCGCCCGGCGCCTGCTGGTGCCGCAAGGCGGCTGGGGCGATGCCTTCTTGCTGCGCCTGGTGGCGGTGAGCCGCACCTTGCAGGTCGGTGCGTTCGACAGCCAGCCGGCGCCGTTCATGGGCGCGGTGATTTCACTGCGGGCCGCCGATGCACTGTTGCAGGCACAGAGCCGGTTGCTGGCCAATGGCGCTCAGGCGTTGCTTGAAATGACCCGTCTGCAAGCGGGCAGCGCGCTGCTCAGCCCCGGTATTGTCGATGTAACCGATGTGGCGCAGCGCCCTGACGAGGAACTGTTCGGCCCATTGCTGCAAGTGATCCGCTACAGCGACTTTGCGGCGGCCATCAATGAGGCCAATGCCACCCGTTATGGTCTGGCCGCCGGGCTATTGTCCGACAGCGAAGCGCGTTACCGTGACTTCTGGCTGCAAAGCCGCGCCGGTATCGTCAACTGGAACAAACCATTGACCGGTGCCGCCAGCACCGCGCCGTTCGGTGGGGTCGGTGCCTCGGGCAATCATCGCGCCAGTGCTTATTAC
- the astA gene encoding arginine N-succinyltransferase: MIVRSVRSSDLPALIDLARSTGAGLTTLPANEQRLTHRVGWAEKSFRGEAERADSDYLFVLEDENGQVIGISAIAGAVGLREPWYNYRVGLTVNASQELNIYREIPTLFLANDLTGNSELCSLFLHANSRNGLNGRLLSKARMLFIAEFPELFGPKIIAEMRGISDGQGRAPFWESLGRHFFKMEFSQADYLTGVGNKAFIAELMPKFPLYTCFLSDDARSVIGRVHAETEPALTMLKSEGFTYQGYVDIFDAGPAIECETGKIRAVRDSQTLVLSIGTAGDEAPLFLIHNRKREDCRITVGRARSVAGTLVVDPATARRLRMSPGDNVRAVPLSAGG; this comes from the coding sequence ATGATCGTTCGTTCCGTCCGCAGCAGTGATCTGCCCGCGCTGATCGACCTGGCGCGCAGCACCGGTGCCGGTCTGACCACCCTGCCTGCCAACGAGCAGCGCCTGACCCACCGCGTGGGCTGGGCGGAAAAAAGCTTTCGCGGTGAAGCCGAGCGCGCCGACTCCGACTACCTGTTCGTGCTTGAAGACGAGAACGGCCAGGTCATCGGCATCTCGGCCATTGCCGGTGCGGTGGGGTTGCGCGAGCCCTGGTACAACTACCGGGTCGGCCTGACGGTCAACGCCTCGCAAGAGTTGAACATCTATCGCGAGATTCCGACCCTGTTCCTGGCCAATGACCTGACCGGCAACTCGGAGCTGTGCTCGCTGTTCCTGCACGCCAACTCGCGCAACGGGCTCAATGGCCGCTTGCTGTCCAAGGCGCGCATGCTGTTCATTGCCGAGTTTCCCGAACTGTTCGGCCCCAAGATCATCGCCGAGATGCGCGGTATCTCGGATGGTCAGGGCCGGGCGCCGTTCTGGGAAAGCCTGGGCCGGCACTTCTTCAAAATGGAGTTCAGCCAGGCTGACTACCTGACCGGGGTCGGTAACAAGGCGTTTATCGCTGAACTGATGCCCAAGTTTCCGCTGTACACCTGCTTCCTGTCTGATGACGCTCGCAGCGTGATCGGCCGCGTGCATGCCGAAACCGAACCGGCGCTGACCATGCTCAAGAGTGAAGGCTTCACCTATCAGGGCTACGTCGATATCTTCGATGCCGGCCCGGCCATCGAGTGCGAGACCGGCAAGATCCGTGCAGTGCGCGACAGCCAGACCCTGGTGTTGTCGATCGGCACCGCCGGTGATGAGGCGCCGCTGTTCCTGATCCACAACCGCAAGCGTGAGGACTGCCGTATCACCGTCGGCCGTGCGCGTTCGGTGGCCGGCACCCTGGTGGTCGATCCGGCCACGGCGCGGCGCCTGCGCATGAGCCCTGGTGATAATGTCCGCGCCGTGCCGCTGTCGGCGGGTGGCTGA
- the aruF gene encoding arginine/ornithine succinyltransferase subunit alpha translates to MLVMRPAQMADLAEVQRLAADSPIGVTSLPDDAGRLGDKIAASESSFAAEVSFNGEETYFFVLEDSQTGRLVGCSGIVASAGYSEPFYSFRNETFVHASRELKIHNKTHVLSLCHDLTGNSLLTSFYVIPELVGSAWSELNSRARLLFIASHPERFAESVVTEIVGYSDENGDSPFWDSIGRHFFNLNYADAERLCGLKSRTFLAELMPHYPIYVPLLSDDAQEAMGQVHPRAQITFDILMREGFETDHYIDIFDGGPTLHARVSSIRSIAQSRLVPVRVQGDADADVVRGGRPYLVANDLLQDYRAVLLELDWAPGRPVTLNRQAAEALGVGEGASVRIVSV, encoded by the coding sequence ATGCTGGTGATGCGCCCCGCGCAAATGGCCGACCTGGCCGAGGTCCAGCGCCTCGCTGCCGATAGCCCGATCGGTGTCACCTCCCTGCCCGACGATGCCGGCCGGTTGGGTGACAAGATCGCTGCGTCCGAGTCTTCGTTCGCCGCCGAGGTCAGTTTCAACGGTGAAGAGACCTATTTCTTTGTGCTCGAAGACAGTCAGACCGGGCGTCTGGTCGGCTGCTCCGGGATCGTCGCATCGGCGGGTTATTCCGAGCCGTTCTACAGCTTTCGTAACGAGACCTTCGTCCACGCCTCCCGCGAGTTGAAGATTCACAACAAGACTCACGTGTTGTCGCTGTGTCACGACCTTACAGGCAACAGCTTGCTGACCAGCTTTTATGTGATCCCGGAGCTGGTCGGCAGCGCCTGGTCGGAACTCAACTCCCGTGCCCGGCTGCTGTTCATTGCCAGCCATCCTGAGCGCTTTGCCGAATCAGTGGTGACCGAGATCGTCGGTTACAGTGATGAGAACGGCGACTCACCGTTCTGGGACTCGATCGGCCGGCATTTCTTCAACCTCAACTACGCCGATGCCGAGCGTCTTTGCGGACTCAAGAGCCGGACCTTTCTGGCCGAGCTGATGCCGCATTACCCGATCTACGTGCCGCTGTTGTCCGATGATGCCCAGGAGGCCATGGGCCAGGTGCATCCACGGGCGCAGATCACCTTCGATATCCTGATGCGCGAAGGCTTCGAGACCGACCACTACATCGACATTTTCGATGGCGGTCCGACCTTGCATGCGCGGGTGTCCAGTATTCGTTCGATTGCCCAGAGCCGCCTGGTGCCGGTCAGGGTTCAGGGCGATGCCGATGCCGATGTCGTCCGTGGGGGGCGTCCGTATCTGGTGGCCAACGATCTGCTGCAGGACTACCGCGCCGTGTTGCTGGAGCTGGACTGGGCGCCAGGCCGCCCGGTGACCCTGAATCGCCAGGCCGCCGAGGCACTGGGCGTCGGTGAAGGCGCCAGTGTGCGTATTGTTTCGGTCTGA
- a CDS encoding aspartate aminotransferase family protein, translating into MSVEHAAVQRADFDQVMVPNYAPAGFIPVRGAGSRVWDQAGRELVDFSGGIAVNVLGHCHPALVGALTAQANSLWHVSNVFTNEPTLRLAHKLVDATFAERVFFCNSGAEANEAAFKLARRVAHDLHGPEKHEIIAALNSFHGRTLFTVSVGGQPKYSDGFGPKITGISHVPYNDLDALKAAISDKTCAVVLEPIQGEGGVLPADLAYLQGARELCDQHNALLIFDEVQSGMGRTGKLFAYQHYGVTPDILSSAKSIGGGFPLAAMLTTEKLASHFSVGVHGTTYGGNPLACAVGEAVIDIVNTPQVLEGVQAKHELFKIRLLDIGQKYGVFSEVRGQGLLIGAVLSDAWKGKAKDFFAAAETEDLMILQAGPDVVRFAPSLVILDADIEEGLNRFERAVAKLTA; encoded by the coding sequence ATGTCCGTTGAGCATGCTGCGGTGCAACGCGCCGATTTCGACCAGGTGATGGTCCCCAACTACGCACCGGCCGGGTTCATTCCCGTGCGTGGCGCGGGCTCCCGAGTCTGGGACCAGGCGGGCCGTGAGCTGGTGGATTTCTCCGGCGGCATCGCGGTCAACGTGCTGGGTCATTGCCACCCGGCGCTGGTGGGCGCACTGACGGCCCAGGCCAACAGCCTGTGGCACGTGTCCAACGTATTCACCAACGAGCCGACCCTGCGTCTGGCGCACAAACTGGTGGACGCCACCTTTGCCGAGCGGGTGTTCTTCTGCAACTCCGGCGCTGAAGCCAACGAAGCGGCTTTCAAGCTGGCCCGGCGTGTCGCTCATGACCTGCACGGCCCGGAAAAACACGAGATCATCGCGGCGCTGAACAGCTTCCACGGCCGCACCCTGTTTACCGTCAGCGTCGGCGGTCAGCCGAAGTATTCCGACGGTTTCGGGCCGAAGATCACTGGCATCAGCCATGTGCCGTACAACGACCTGGATGCGCTCAAGGCCGCGATCAGCGACAAGACTTGCGCCGTGGTCCTGGAGCCGATCCAGGGCGAGGGCGGCGTGCTGCCGGCTGATCTGGCTTATCTGCAAGGCGCCCGTGAGCTGTGCGACCAGCACAACGCGCTGCTGATCTTCGACGAAGTGCAGAGCGGCATGGGCCGGACCGGCAAGCTGTTCGCTTATCAGCACTACGGCGTGACCCCGGACATCCTGTCCAGCGCCAAGAGCATTGGTGGCGGCTTCCCGCTGGCGGCGATGCTGACCACCGAGAAACTGGCCAGCCACTTCTCGGTTGGCGTTCACGGCACCACTTACGGCGGCAACCCGTTGGCCTGTGCCGTGGGCGAAGCGGTTATCGACATCGTCAACACCCCGCAGGTGCTTGAAGGTGTGCAAGCCAAGCATGAACTGTTCAAGATCCGTCTGCTGGACATCGGCCAGAAATACGGCGTGTTCAGCGAGGTGCGTGGTCAGGGCCTGCTGATCGGTGCGGTGCTCAGCGATGCCTGGAAGGGTAAGGCCAAGGACTTCTTCGCCGCTGCCGAGACCGAAGACCTGATGATCCTGCAGGCCGGCCCTGACGTGGTTCGTTTTGCGCCCAGCCTGGTGATCCTCGATGCTGATATCGAAGAGGGCCTGAACCGCTTCGAACGTGCCGTGGCCAAGCTTACGGCCTGA
- a CDS encoding GlxA family transcriptional regulator produces MTAHRIGFLVWPGTKALTLALAEEALSVARQVHPEVSYERVVLHAETADAAADTPASAGDWRLPGEPWSAAGLEGLHKLFLLADEPPGPISAGLGSALKQLVRSGCMIGGLSAGVYPLAQLGLLDGYRAAVHWRWQDDFSERFPKAIATSHLFDWDRDRMTACGGLSVLDLLLAVLARDHGAELAGAVSEELVVERIREGGERQRIPLQNRLGSSHPKLTQAVLLMEANIEEPLTTDEIAQHVCVSRRQLERIFKQYLNRVPSQYYLELRLNKARQMLMQTSKSIIQIGLSCGFSSGPHFSSAYRNFFGATPREDRNQRRSNSPFELSSVPAERG; encoded by the coding sequence ATGACTGCTCATCGAATAGGTTTTCTAGTCTGGCCCGGTACCAAGGCCTTGACCCTGGCACTGGCTGAGGAAGCCTTGAGCGTTGCCCGGCAGGTTCACCCCGAGGTGAGCTACGAGCGGGTGGTGTTGCATGCCGAAACGGCCGACGCCGCAGCGGATACGCCGGCCAGCGCGGGTGACTGGCGTTTGCCGGGCGAGCCGTGGTCGGCTGCCGGGCTTGAGGGCCTGCACAAGCTGTTTCTGCTGGCGGACGAGCCGCCAGGGCCGATCTCGGCAGGCTTGGGCAGTGCGCTCAAGCAACTGGTGCGTAGCGGCTGCATGATCGGCGGCCTGTCGGCCGGGGTTTACCCGCTGGCCCAATTGGGTCTGCTCGATGGCTACCGCGCAGCGGTGCACTGGCGCTGGCAGGACGACTTCAGCGAGCGATTTCCCAAAGCCATCGCCACCAGCCATCTGTTCGACTGGGACCGTGACCGGATGACGGCTTGTGGCGGCCTGTCGGTGCTCGACCTGCTGCTGGCGGTGCTGGCCCGCGATCATGGCGCTGAACTGGCCGGTGCGGTGTCCGAAGAACTGGTGGTCGAGCGCATTCGTGAAGGCGGCGAGCGCCAGCGCATTCCATTGCAGAACCGTCTTGGCTCCAGCCACCCCAAGCTGACCCAGGCGGTCTTGCTGATGGAAGCCAATATCGAAGAGCCGCTGACCACCGACGAAATCGCCCAGCATGTTTGTGTTTCACGCCGGCAACTGGAGCGGATCTTCAAGCAATACCTCAACCGCGTACCCAGCCAGTACTACCTGGAGCTGCGCCTGAACAAGGCCCGTCAGATGCTGATGCAGACCAGCAAGTCGATCATTCAGATCGGTCTGTCGTGCGGCTTCTCGTCAGGGCCGCATTTCTCCAGCGCCTACCGCAACTTTTTCGGCGCCACCCCGCGCGAAGATCGCAACCAGCGCCGCAGCAACAGCCCGTTCGAACTGTCCTCGGTGCCGGCAGAGCGGGGGTAG
- a CDS encoding ABC transporter ATP-binding protein encodes MNKLQVQDLHKRYGTHEVLKGVSLTAQAGDVISIIGSSGSGKSTFLRCINLLEQPHAGKIILNGEELRLVPGKDGSLRAADPRQLQRLRSRLSMVFQHFNLWAHMTALENVIEAPVQVLGVPRQEALEKAEHYLARVGVAHRKDAYPGHMSGGEQQRVAIARALAMEPEVMLFDEPTSALDPELVGDVLKVMQSLAQEGRTMVVVTHEMGFAREVSNQLVFLHQGLVQERGDPREVLSNPQSERLQQFLAGSLK; translated from the coding sequence ATGAACAAACTGCAAGTCCAGGATCTGCACAAGCGCTACGGCACCCACGAGGTGCTCAAGGGTGTGTCACTGACCGCCCAGGCCGGCGATGTCATCAGCATCATCGGCTCCAGCGGCTCGGGCAAGAGTACCTTCCTGCGTTGCATTAACCTGCTTGAACAGCCCCATGCCGGCAAGATCATCCTTAATGGCGAAGAGCTGCGCCTGGTGCCGGGCAAGGACGGCAGCCTGCGCGCCGCTGACCCCAGGCAGTTGCAGCGCCTGCGCTCGCGGCTGTCGATGGTGTTCCAGCATTTCAACCTGTGGGCACACATGACCGCGCTGGAAAATGTCATCGAAGCGCCGGTGCAGGTGCTTGGCGTGCCACGCCAGGAGGCGCTGGAAAAGGCTGAGCACTATCTGGCGCGGGTCGGGGTGGCGCACCGTAAGGACGCTTATCCCGGCCACATGTCCGGTGGCGAGCAGCAGCGCGTGGCGATTGCCCGGGCGCTGGCCATGGAGCCTGAAGTGATGCTGTTCGACGAGCCAACCTCGGCGCTGGACCCGGAACTGGTCGGCGATGTGCTCAAGGTCATGCAAAGCCTGGCTCAGGAAGGCCGGACCATGGTAGTGGTGACCCACGAGATGGGCTTTGCCCGAGAAGTGTCCAACCAATTGGTGTTTCTCCATCAGGGGCTGGTTCAGGAGCGGGGCGATCCTCGCGAGGTGTTGAGCAATCCGCAATCGGAGCGTTTGCAGCAGTTCCTGGCGGGAAGCTTGAAGTGA
- a CDS encoding M14 family metallopeptidase: protein MQRIDHPLPWSSLGSSRQLSVFRFGVGERKAYIQASLHADELPGMRTAWELKKRLAELEVQGALKGTVELVPVANPLGLGQLFQGAHQGRFEFGSGRNFNRDFFELSEPVAASLEGRLGDDPRANVQLVRQAMRDALAGLPPASSELDGLQRLLLSHACDADVVLDLHCDAEAALHMYALPQHWPQWRSLAAHMGMKVALLAEDSGGSSFDEACSLPWLRLSRIFPDAQIPLACLATTLELGGQADTGAAAAQAHAAGILAFLAEQGFIEGEWPQAAFEACEGMPFEGTELLYAPHPGVVTFLREPGAWVEAGEPLFEVIDPLSDQVSTLCSSSAGVLFAVERLRYAQPGFWLAKVAGRTARRHGRLLSD from the coding sequence ATGCAACGAATCGATCACCCATTGCCGTGGAGCAGCCTCGGCAGCAGTCGCCAACTCAGTGTCTTTCGCTTCGGTGTCGGCGAGCGCAAGGCCTATATCCAGGCCAGTTTGCATGCCGATGAGCTACCCGGCATGCGCACCGCCTGGGAGCTGAAAAAGCGCCTGGCCGAGCTTGAGGTCCAAGGCGCGCTCAAAGGCACTGTCGAACTGGTGCCGGTGGCCAATCCGCTGGGCCTGGGGCAATTGTTCCAGGGCGCGCATCAGGGCCGCTTCGAGTTCGGCAGCGGGCGCAATTTCAATCGGGATTTCTTCGAGCTGAGCGAGCCGGTGGCGGCCAGCCTTGAGGGTCGCCTTGGCGATGATCCGCGTGCCAACGTGCAACTGGTGCGTCAGGCCATGCGCGATGCGCTGGCCGGTCTGCCACCGGCGAGCAGCGAGCTGGACGGCTTGCAGCGCTTGTTGCTCAGCCATGCCTGTGATGCCGATGTGGTGCTTGACCTGCACTGCGATGCCGAAGCAGCGCTGCATATGTACGCCTTGCCGCAGCACTGGCCGCAATGGCGTTCGCTGGCCGCGCACATGGGCATGAAGGTCGCGCTGCTGGCCGAAGACTCCGGCGGCAGCTCGTTCGACGAAGCCTGCTCGTTGCCCTGGTTGCGCCTGTCGCGGATCTTCCCCGACGCGCAGATCCCGCTGGCCTGCCTGGCCACCACGCTGGAGCTGGGCGGCCAGGCCGACACCGGCGCTGCCGCAGCACAGGCGCATGCGGCCGGTATCCTTGCGTTTCTCGCCGAGCAGGGCTTTATCGAGGGTGAATGGCCGCAGGCCGCATTTGAGGCCTGCGAAGGCATGCCTTTCGAAGGCACTGAACTGCTGTATGCGCCACACCCCGGTGTGGTGACGTTCCTGCGTGAGCCTGGTGCCTGGGTCGAGGCCGGCGAGCCGTTGTTCGAAGTCATCGATCCGCTGTCCGATCAGGTCAGCACCTTGTGTTCATCCAGCGCCGGCGTGCTGTTTGCCGTCGAGCGGCTGCGTTACGCTCAACCTGGTTTCTGGCTGGCCAAAGTGGCGGGGCGCACCGCGCGACGTCACGGACGGTTACTCAGTGACTGA
- a CDS encoding ABC transporter permease, producing MMFDYNVVWDSLPLYLDGMLTTIKLLLISLFFGLLAALPLGIMRVSKKRWVNFPAWLYTYVIRGTPMLVQLFLIYYGLAQFEAVRESLLWPWLSSATFCACLAFAINTSAYTAEIIAGSLKATPAGEIEAARAMGMSEVTLYRRILLPSAMRRALPQYSNEVIMMLQTTSLASIVTLIDLTGAARTVNAQYYLPFEAYITAGVFYLCLTFVLVRLFRIAERRWLGYLAPRKV from the coding sequence ATGATGTTCGACTACAACGTGGTCTGGGACAGCCTGCCGCTGTATCTGGACGGGATGCTGACCACCATCAAGTTGCTGCTCATTTCGCTGTTTTTCGGCCTTTTGGCGGCGTTGCCGCTGGGCATCATGCGGGTTTCGAAAAAACGCTGGGTCAACTTTCCTGCGTGGCTGTACACCTATGTGATTCGCGGCACGCCGATGCTGGTGCAGCTGTTTCTGATCTACTACGGGCTGGCGCAGTTCGAGGCGGTGCGTGAAAGCTTGCTGTGGCCGTGGCTGTCGAGCGCGACCTTCTGCGCCTGCCTGGCGTTTGCCATCAACACCAGCGCCTACACCGCCGAGATCATCGCTGGCAGCCTCAAGGCCACCCCGGCGGGAGAAATCGAAGCGGCGCGGGCGATGGGCATGTCCGAGGTGACCCTGTACCGGCGTATCCTGCTACCCTCGGCAATGCGCCGTGCATTGCCGCAGTACAGCAACGAAGTGATCATGATGCTGCAGACCACCAGTCTGGCGTCGATTGTCACCCTGATTGATCTGACCGGTGCGGCGCGTACCGTCAATGCCCAGTATTACCTGCCTTTCGAGGCATATATCACCGCAGGCGTTTTCTATCTGTGCCTGACTTTCGTTCTTGTGCGGCTGTTCCGGATCGCCGAGCGTCGCTGGCTGGGTTACCTGGCCCCAAGGAAGGTCTGA
- a CDS encoding ABC transporter permease, with translation MLNGYGAVILEGTWLTLQLALSSMALAIVLGLLGVAIRLSPVRWLARLGDLYSTVMRGIPDLVLILLIFYGGQDLLNRVAPLLGFDEYIDLDPFVSGIFTLGVIFGAYLSETFRGAFLGIPKGQTEAGMAYGMSAFKVFWRIQVPQMIRLAIPGFTNNWLVLVKATALISVVGLQDMMFKAKQAADATREPFTFFLAVAALYLLITSVSLLALRYLEKRYTVGVKAVDL, from the coding sequence ATGTTGAATGGCTACGGGGCCGTTATCCTCGAAGGCACTTGGCTGACCTTGCAGTTGGCCCTGTCCTCGATGGCCCTGGCAATCGTCCTGGGGTTGCTCGGCGTGGCGATTCGTCTGTCGCCGGTGCGCTGGCTGGCGCGGCTGGGCGACCTGTACAGCACGGTGATGCGCGGCATTCCCGATCTGGTGCTGATCCTGCTGATCTTCTACGGCGGTCAGGACCTGCTCAACCGTGTCGCGCCGCTGCTCGGCTTCGATGAGTACATCGACCTCGATCCTTTCGTGTCGGGCATCTTCACGCTGGGTGTCATCTTCGGCGCCTACCTGTCGGAAACCTTTCGCGGTGCCTTTCTGGGCATCCCCAAGGGCCAGACCGAGGCCGGCATGGCTTACGGCATGAGTGCTTTCAAGGTGTTCTGGCGCATTCAGGTGCCGCAGATGATCCGCCTGGCGATCCCCGGTTTCACCAATAACTGGCTGGTGCTGGTCAAAGCCACCGCGCTGATCTCTGTGGTCGGCTTGCAGGACATGATGTTCAAGGCCAAGCAGGCAGCCGATGCCACCCGCGAGCCGTTCACGTTCTTTCTGGCCGTGGCGGCGTTGTATCTGCTGATCACCAGCGTTTCGCTGCTGGCGCTGCGCTACCTGGAAAAACGCTACACCGTAGGCGTGAAGGCGGTGGACCTATGA
- a CDS encoding ABC transporter substrate-binding protein: protein MKKLVLFGALALSMLAQPVLADEKPLKIGIEAAYPPFASKAADGNIVGFDYDIGNALCEEMKVKCTWVEQEFDGLIPALKVRKIDAILSSMSITDDRKKSVDFTGKYYNSPARLVMKDGTAVSDSLEELKGKRIGVQRGSIHERFAREVLAPKGVAVTPYSSQNEIYLDIGAGRLDGTVADATLLQDGFLKTDAGKGYAFTGPSFTDPKYFGEGIGIAVRKGDKQNLERLNAAIAAIRANGKYKAIQDKYFDFDIYGK from the coding sequence ATGAAAAAGCTTGTGCTTTTCGGCGCATTGGCGTTGTCCATGCTTGCCCAGCCGGTTCTGGCCGATGAGAAACCACTGAAAATCGGTATTGAAGCGGCTTACCCTCCGTTCGCTTCCAAGGCCGCCGACGGCAACATCGTTGGCTTCGACTATGACATCGGCAACGCCCTGTGCGAAGAGATGAAGGTCAAGTGCACCTGGGTCGAGCAAGAGTTCGACGGCCTGATCCCGGCGCTGAAAGTGCGCAAGATCGACGCCATCCTGTCGTCGATGTCGATCACTGACGACCGCAAGAAGTCGGTGGACTTCACCGGCAAGTACTACAACTCGCCTGCGCGTCTGGTCATGAAAGACGGCACTGCTGTCAGCGACAGCCTCGAAGAGCTCAAAGGCAAGCGCATTGGCGTGCAGCGCGGCTCGATCCACGAGCGTTTCGCCCGTGAAGTGCTGGCGCCCAAAGGCGTGGCCGTGACCCCGTACAGCTCGCAGAACGAAATCTATCTGGACATCGGCGCCGGTCGGCTGGACGGCACCGTGGCTGACGCAACCCTGCTGCAGGACGGCTTCCTGAAAACCGACGCAGGCAAAGGCTATGCGTTCACCGGTCCGTCTTTCACTGACCCGAAATACTTCGGTGAAGGCATCGGCATTGCGGTGCGCAAGGGCGACAAGCAGAACCTGGAGCGTCTGAACGCTGCTATCGCGGCCATCCGCGCCAATGGCAAATACAAGGCCATTCAGGATAAGTATTTCGATTTTGATATCTACGGCAAGTAA